One Anoplopoma fimbria isolate UVic2021 breed Golden Eagle Sablefish chromosome 2, Afim_UVic_2022, whole genome shotgun sequence DNA window includes the following coding sequences:
- the hp gene encoding haptoglobin: MNIINKMISLTLLLLAASACLAQTDERMKRSVSASRLASPRSKRMVGGTLAPPVPWQAMVYISDSMLDGGYAGGALISERWVLTAGRNLFVRKSRPHTQGKDPVVPKVYLGITGRVEADASREVAVEKVVLHPGFQNRSDWDNDLALIQLKEPVVMTDKVTPIPLPERGHSLADTVRGSGVIPGWGWGILLTPATSLKYLVLPLANHSDCKAEYERIEFTPAVDDNMFCTGPTEYEENVCFGDAGSALAVTDANTGDIYAAGILSFDKSCKRHKYGVYMKISSYLPWIHSVIRGDTEKSPALRSDAMSKMYSRQP; this comes from the exons ATGAatattatcaacaaaat GATTTCTCTGACTCTGCTCCTCTTGGCTGCATCGGCCTGTCTGGCTCAAACTGATGAAAGGATGAAACGCTCTGTGTCAG CATCCAGGTTGGCATCACCCCGATCCAAAAGAATGGTTGGGGGGACCCTGGCTCCTCCTGTCCCCTGGCAGGCCATGGTCTACATCAGTGACAGCATGCTGGACGGAGGCTATGCAGGCGGTGCTCTCATCTCTGAGCGCTGGGTTTTGACAGCTGGCAGGAACCTTTTTGTCAGGAAGAGTCGACCACACACTCAGGGCAAAGATCCAGTTGTTCCTAAAGTGTACTTGGGAATCACTGGGCGGGTAGAAGCTGATGCTTCCAGAGAGGTTGCTGTAGAGAAG GTTGTTCTCCATCCTGGCTTCCAGAACCGATCTGATTGGGACAACGACCTGGCTCTGATCCAGCTGAAGGAGCCTGTGGTTATGACCGATAAAGTGACCCCCATCCCCCTGCCAGAGAGAGGACATAGCCTGGCAGACACCGTGAGGGGGTCAGGGGTCATCCCCGGCTGGGGCTGGGGGATCCTCCTCACCCCTGCTACATCACTCAAATACCTCGTACTTCCCCTGGCCAATCACTCTGATTGTAAGGCAGAATATGAACGTATCGAGTTCACACCAGCTGTAGACGACAACATGTTCTGCACCGGACCCACCGAGTATgaggaaaatgtttgttttggcgATGCAGGAAGCGCTCTGGCTGTCACAGATGCTAACACTGGGGACATCTACGCTGCAGGGATCCTTTCCTTTGACAAGTCCTGCAAGAGGCACAAGTACGGAGTCTACATGAAGATTTCCTCGTATTTGCCCTGGATCCACAGCGTCATCAGAGGAGATACAGAGAAATCACCTGCTCTGCGCTCTGATGCAATGTCTAAGATGTATTCACGGCAGCCATAG